A genomic segment from Streptomyces sp. NBC_01233 encodes:
- a CDS encoding glycoside hydrolase 5 family protein, which translates to MHDDALRFGANYTPARGWFHHWLDFDLDEVRADLDSIAALGLDHVRVFPLWPVFQPNRTLIRPRAVEQLVALADAAAERGLDVNVDGLQGHLSSFDFLPAWTRTWHRRNLFTDPDAVNGQQEYLRTLAAALADRPNFLGMTVGNEINQFSDAPHPDPDRITRDQACRWLERMLAACEQGAPGRLHLHAEYDAAWYQDGHPFTPAQAARLGAATAVHSWVFNGTAQRHGGRGTATEHHAAYLIELSKAWALDPHRPVWLQEVGTPAPLIRPEHAARFTEATVTNALDCPDLWGVTWWCSHDVSRELADFPELEYGLGLLTNDRRTKPAGAVVARIAEEWRGRAHRPAVRSTALAVDVGGAQEAPGRSVCAPGGTFFEAWAALTAQGVRPSVVLAEQAEDPAHLSARGITEVLRVHDVT; encoded by the coding sequence GTGCACGATGACGCGCTCCGCTTCGGCGCCAACTACACGCCGGCCCGCGGATGGTTCCACCACTGGCTGGACTTCGACCTCGACGAGGTCAGGGCCGACCTCGACTCGATCGCCGCGCTCGGGCTGGACCACGTCCGCGTGTTCCCGCTGTGGCCGGTCTTCCAGCCGAACCGGACGCTGATCCGCCCGCGCGCTGTGGAACAGCTCGTCGCGCTCGCGGACGCGGCCGCCGAACGCGGGCTCGACGTCAACGTGGACGGGCTGCAGGGCCACTTGTCGAGCTTCGACTTCCTGCCGGCCTGGACCCGGACCTGGCACCGGCGCAACCTCTTCACCGACCCGGATGCGGTCAACGGGCAGCAGGAGTACCTGCGCACGCTGGCCGCCGCGCTCGCCGACCGGCCGAACTTCCTGGGCATGACCGTGGGCAACGAGATCAACCAGTTCTCCGACGCCCCGCACCCCGACCCCGACCGGATCACCCGGGACCAGGCCTGCCGCTGGCTGGAGCGGATGCTCGCCGCCTGCGAGCAGGGCGCACCGGGGCGGCTGCACCTGCACGCCGAGTACGACGCCGCCTGGTACCAGGACGGGCACCCCTTCACGCCGGCCCAGGCGGCCCGGCTGGGCGCGGCCACCGCCGTGCACTCCTGGGTCTTCAACGGCACCGCGCAGCGCCACGGCGGGCGCGGGACCGCGACCGAGCACCATGCCGCGTACCTCATCGAGCTCTCCAAGGCCTGGGCCCTCGACCCGCACCGTCCCGTGTGGCTCCAGGAGGTCGGCACCCCGGCGCCGCTGATCCGGCCGGAGCACGCGGCGCGGTTCACCGAGGCCACCGTCACGAACGCGCTGGACTGCCCGGACCTGTGGGGCGTGACCTGGTGGTGCTCGCACGACGTGTCCCGGGAGCTCGCGGACTTCCCGGAGCTGGAGTACGGCCTCGGCCTGCTCACCAACGACCGCCGGACCAAACCGGCCGGCGCCGTCGTGGCCCGGATCGCCGAGGAGTGGCGGGGCCGTGCGCACCGCCCGGCCGTGCGCTCCACCGCGCTCGCCGTGGACGTCGGCGGGGCGCAGGAGGCGCCGGGCCGGTCGGTGTGCGCCCCGGGCGGCACGTTCTTCGAAGCGTGGGCCGCGCTGACGGCCCAGGGGGTGCGCCCCTCGGTGGTCCTGGCGGAGCAGGCCGAGGACCCGGCCCACCTGTCGGCGCGCGGCATCACCGAGGTGCTGCGCGTGCACGACGTGACCTGA
- a CDS encoding NEW3 domain-containing protein, with protein MDSGISVTAVTTPALFTGPPETPAQVVRVRIRRERPAGPLYVTVRGDGLTTPHPRILRADTDADADADTDPAAKDAAADGTEREATVEVAVRTGAAAPGELLAATARVTTPDGRPLAELPFGLTVAEPGWTVRLVPHFHYNPMWWNTQAAYTALWDAPPRPGEAERGWEYAGVPAFTLVPLHLQQAREEPAYRFVLSEVDYLKPYWDTRPAGRAELRALIAEGRVEIVGGTYNEPSTTLTCAETTVRSALHGLALHRGTLDADPRTAWQLDVFGHDPSFPALMSGCGLDSAVLARGPHHQWGPMTDRWGDPLRAPTAMQLPAEFEWIAPGDDGGQGLLLHYLPAHYSAGWPSHRAPDAESAAEQLLDLYELLRIRAATRNVLIPMGTDFSWPHRWGLDVQHAWKRRYCWPRMEHSGPRAHFDAVRAEFAARGERPLPVTREMGPVYTGKDVTYIDVKQAHRAAENLLEQAEAFAALACAEGLLDYPAQTLAKAWRHLLHDAVTGTFSDQVYLDLLPTWREAHELAAAVREEALAALTGAADTRGPSPLAVTVHNPVSWTRTDLVRTSVDLAALGLTAAEAHRITVRDAEGRYAPVHIEAAAEAVAEVVFLAVAVPSLGHRTWWLEAARPPLPRPAASGGWEPADGLTVQNEFFRAEADPARGGGLARLQDRRTGRELLRAGEVDELVVQDEYPQHPYFEEGPWHLLPKGPGTGSGSAPAASCRVERGPLGARIVATGRTGPVRWTRTTTLWEGLDRVELTTRIDEFDGSDQLVRLRIPADVPGAVPVAETAAATVGRGFAFPEADAGADHVRAPWTLDSPCLNWFALSAPLAGPDRALGAAEIVLPDAGTPDGLRELVTALGRYGVTATPTRPAGPRWGDLAVDSSLPDFRIALGGPGANTFTAAVLEGADPAYAQEVREHARTWIPARARLRALWSPGCDLTGIRDLPVLVHTGSPAELARTVAASGRLPGAGQPAEEAAHEVPYANRTVGILVRGTPGFAVDTAGRLHSSLMRSCTGRPGGAWMDPPRRTAPDGSSFQLQHWTHVFEHALVAGEGDRREVDLACRGREFNKPLTAVTGVPAGGPRPPSRSLLGVEPAGRVLVEAVKRGEEGGLAVRLRETHGSPAAPEVLWPTGASAEADLLDRPLGPFGAGIGGAATTTVLLRTSSGMPLREGGRELHQPVFSRYWLHNTGTAPLGDAPYTVTCDGPASAATVTLASHAGAGGPVALEVRAPDGWHTSWTRRTTEPAPGGYERIPLGVTPTAAAEPGEHLVRILAATPAGEFEDVLTVTVPGGPVPAGLWVEAPDRQVVVAPGARGLVRARIGSTGVRSALTGRAYAVSPYGTWQLTAPAALPLHVPADEPAEVEFEVRPPLDTPPGEYWIAVKATCQGRIAYGPAIALRIPPLTHPKDE; from the coding sequence ATGGACAGCGGAATTTCGGTCACGGCGGTCACCACTCCGGCCCTCTTCACCGGGCCGCCGGAAACGCCCGCGCAGGTGGTCCGCGTGCGCATCCGCAGGGAGCGTCCGGCCGGTCCGCTGTACGTCACCGTGCGCGGCGACGGCCTCACCACGCCGCACCCGCGCATCCTGCGCGCGGACACGGACGCGGACGCGGACGCGGACACGGATCCGGCCGCGAAGGACGCGGCCGCGGACGGGACGGAGCGCGAAGCCACCGTCGAGGTCGCCGTCCGTACCGGGGCCGCCGCCCCCGGGGAGCTGCTGGCCGCCACCGCCCGTGTCACCACCCCCGACGGGCGCCCCCTCGCCGAGCTGCCGTTCGGGCTGACCGTCGCCGAGCCCGGCTGGACCGTCCGGCTCGTCCCGCACTTCCACTACAACCCGATGTGGTGGAACACCCAGGCCGCCTACACCGCCCTGTGGGACGCCCCGCCACGGCCCGGCGAGGCGGAGCGGGGATGGGAGTACGCGGGCGTGCCCGCCTTCACCCTGGTCCCGCTCCACCTCCAACAGGCCCGCGAGGAACCGGCGTACCGCTTCGTGCTCTCCGAGGTCGACTACCTCAAGCCCTACTGGGACACCCGTCCCGCCGGCCGCGCCGAGCTGCGCGCGCTGATCGCCGAGGGGCGCGTCGAGATCGTCGGCGGCACCTACAACGAACCGTCCACCACGCTCACTTGCGCCGAGACCACCGTCCGCAGCGCCCTCCACGGCCTCGCCCTGCACCGCGGCACCCTCGACGCCGACCCCCGCACCGCCTGGCAGCTCGACGTCTTCGGCCACGACCCGTCCTTCCCCGCCCTGATGTCCGGCTGCGGACTCGACTCCGCCGTCCTCGCCCGCGGCCCGCACCACCAGTGGGGCCCGATGACGGACCGGTGGGGCGACCCGCTGCGGGCGCCCACGGCCATGCAGCTGCCCGCCGAGTTCGAGTGGATCGCGCCCGGCGACGACGGCGGGCAGGGTCTGCTGCTCCACTACCTGCCCGCGCACTACTCGGCCGGCTGGCCCTCCCACCGCGCACCCGACGCCGAGAGCGCCGCCGAGCAGCTGCTGGACCTGTACGAACTGCTGCGCATCCGCGCCGCCACCCGCAACGTCCTGATCCCCATGGGCACGGACTTCTCCTGGCCCCACCGCTGGGGCCTGGACGTGCAGCACGCCTGGAAACGCCGTTACTGCTGGCCGCGCATGGAGCACTCCGGCCCGCGCGCCCACTTCGACGCCGTCCGGGCCGAGTTCGCCGCGCGCGGGGAGCGGCCGCTGCCGGTGACCCGGGAGATGGGGCCGGTCTACACCGGCAAGGACGTCACCTACATCGACGTGAAGCAGGCCCACCGGGCCGCCGAGAACCTCCTCGAACAGGCCGAGGCGTTCGCCGCACTGGCCTGCGCCGAGGGACTGCTCGACTATCCGGCGCAGACACTGGCCAAGGCCTGGCGGCACCTGCTCCACGACGCGGTGACCGGGACCTTCTCCGACCAGGTGTACCTGGACCTGCTCCCGACCTGGCGGGAGGCGCACGAACTGGCCGCCGCCGTACGGGAGGAGGCGCTCGCCGCGCTCACCGGCGCGGCCGACACCCGCGGGCCGTCGCCGCTCGCGGTGACCGTGCACAACCCGGTGTCCTGGACGCGGACCGACCTGGTCCGGACGTCCGTCGACCTGGCCGCGCTGGGGCTGACGGCCGCGGAGGCGCACCGGATCACCGTCCGTGACGCCGAGGGCCGGTACGCGCCCGTCCACATCGAGGCGGCGGCCGAAGCCGTGGCCGAGGTGGTGTTCCTCGCCGTGGCGGTTCCCTCGCTCGGGCACCGGACCTGGTGGCTGGAGGCAGCACGGCCGCCGCTCCCGCGGCCCGCCGCCTCGGGCGGCTGGGAGCCGGCGGACGGCCTCACCGTGCAGAACGAGTTCTTCCGCGCCGAGGCCGATCCGGCGCGAGGCGGCGGCCTCGCCCGGCTGCAGGACCGGCGCACCGGGCGGGAACTCCTGCGCGCCGGGGAAGTGGACGAACTGGTCGTGCAGGACGAGTACCCCCAACACCCCTACTTCGAGGAGGGCCCCTGGCACCTGCTGCCGAAGGGGCCGGGCACCGGTTCGGGTTCTGCGCCCGCCGCGTCCTGCCGGGTCGAGCGGGGGCCGCTCGGGGCGCGGATCGTCGCGACCGGGCGCACCGGGCCGGTCCGCTGGACCCGCACCACCACCCTGTGGGAGGGCCTCGACCGGGTGGAACTGACCACGCGGATCGACGAGTTCGACGGCTCCGACCAGCTGGTGCGGCTGCGGATCCCGGCGGACGTGCCAGGGGCGGTCCCGGTCGCGGAGACGGCTGCCGCCACCGTGGGACGCGGCTTCGCCTTCCCGGAGGCGGATGCGGGGGCCGACCACGTCCGGGCTCCGTGGACCCTGGACAGTCCGTGCCTCAATTGGTTCGCGCTCTCGGCGCCGCTGGCCGGGCCGGACCGGGCGCTGGGCGCGGCGGAGATCGTGCTGCCGGACGCCGGAACTCCAGACGGGCTGCGGGAGTTGGTCACCGCGCTCGGCCGGTACGGGGTCACCGCCACCCCGACCCGGCCCGCCGGTCCGCGCTGGGGCGACCTGGCGGTGGACAGCAGCCTCCCGGACTTCCGGATCGCCCTCGGCGGCCCCGGGGCCAATACCTTCACGGCGGCGGTTCTGGAGGGGGCCGATCCCGCCTACGCACAGGAGGTACGAGAACACGCGCGGACGTGGATCCCGGCCCGGGCCCGGCTCCGCGCACTGTGGAGCCCCGGCTGCGACCTGACCGGCATCCGGGACCTGCCGGTCCTGGTGCACACCGGCTCACCGGCGGAACTCGCCCGGACCGTCGCCGCCTCGGGCCGCCTGCCGGGCGCCGGGCAGCCGGCCGAGGAGGCCGCGCACGAAGTCCCGTACGCGAACCGGACCGTCGGGATCCTGGTCCGGGGCACGCCCGGCTTCGCCGTGGACACGGCGGGCCGGCTGCACAGCAGCCTCATGCGCTCGTGCACCGGCCGCCCCGGCGGCGCCTGGATGGACCCTCCCCGGCGCACCGCCCCGGACGGCAGCTCCTTCCAGCTCCAGCACTGGACGCACGTCTTCGAGCACGCGCTGGTGGCGGGCGAGGGGGACCGGCGGGAAGTGGACCTGGCGTGCCGGGGGCGGGAGTTCAACAAGCCCCTCACCGCGGTGACGGGAGTGCCGGCGGGCGGACCGCGCCCGCCGTCCCGTTCCCTCCTCGGCGTGGAACCGGCCGGCCGGGTGCTGGTCGAGGCCGTGAAACGCGGCGAGGAGGGCGGACTGGCCGTCCGGCTCCGCGAAACGCACGGCAGCCCGGCGGCGCCCGAGGTGCTCTGGCCCACCGGGGCGAGCGCCGAAGCGGACCTGCTGGACCGCCCGCTGGGCCCCTTCGGGGCGGGCATCGGCGGTGCGGCCACCACCACTGTGCTGCTGCGCACATCCTCCGGCATGCCGCTGCGGGAGGGCGGACGAGAGCTCCACCAGCCGGTGTTCAGCCGGTACTGGCTGCACAACACGGGGACGGCTCCGCTGGGGGACGCGCCGTACACGGTGACGTGTGACGGCCCGGCGTCCGCCGCGACGGTGACCCTCGCCTCCCACGCCGGTGCGGGCGGCCCGGTCGCACTGGAGGTCCGCGCCCCCGACGGCTGGCACACCTCCTGGACCCGGCGGACCACGGAGCCGGCGCCCGGCGGGTACGAGCGCATCCCGCTGGGCGTGACGCCCACTGCCGCGGCCGAACCCGGCGAACACTTGGTCCGGATCCTCGCCGCCACCCCCGCGGGGGAGTTCGAGGACGTGCTGACCGTGACCGTCCCCGGCGGCCCCGTCCCCGCGGGGCTGTGGGTCGAGGCGCCCGACCGGCAGGTCGTCGTCGCCCCCGGCGCGCGCGGCCTCGTACGGGCCCGGATCGGCAGCACCGGCGTCCGCAGCGCGCTGACGGGCCGCGCCTACGCCGTCTCCCCTTACGGAACCTGGCAGTTGACGGCACCCGCCGCCCTGCCCCTGCACGTACCGGCGGACGAGCCGGCCGAGGTGGAGTTCGAGGTGCGGCCGCCGCTCGACACCCCTCCCGGGGAGTACTGGATCGCGGTCAAGGCCACCTGCCAGGGCAGGATCGCGTACGGTCCGGCCATTGCCCTCCGTATTCCGCCGCTGACGCACCCGAAGGACGAATGA